One genomic region from Vanessa tameamea isolate UH-Manoa-2023 chromosome 14, ilVanTame1 primary haplotype, whole genome shotgun sequence encodes:
- the LOC113402216 gene encoding alpha-(1,3)-fucosyltransferase C-like yields the protein MLQSIWRFISKNFSRIIILVILIYIMMLFYIYNSKLYTLRSERKNIPYLSHKDMKYILQWTRRFSAPFDFMGEGNTAFVRNKCKFTNCFVTDNSWHFLNLSDFDAIAFNGRDVIHLWPFQMPQDRTPKQKYIFGAMESPDNFPACDENLDGFFNWTWTYKLDSDFRWGYITIYDLNGNVVGPAIDMKWKKDMEPISEDFKVKLSSKSKAAAWFVSHCSTKSRREFFVKEVQEELKSYGWTVDVFGSCGQFQCPRSNKNLCFEMIENDYYFYFSLENSLSEDYVTEKLLTALQYSAIPVVYGAANYSRFLPPGSYLDGRQLGPKELARQMSEIIGNQSMYHDYFRWRNHYVYRETSDNDDICKLCEMMNDDSKVSEISVWKDFRKWWNGARYDYNCKN from the exons ATGTTACAATCAATATGGCGCTTTATATCCAAGAATTTCTctcgaataataattttagtcatCTTAATCTATATTATGatgttattttacatttacaattcgAAGCTCTATACATTACGATCAGAGAGAAAGAACATTCCGTACCTGAGTCATAAAGACATGAAATACATTCTGCAATGGACGAGGAGATTCAGCGCGCCGTTCGACTTCATGGGCGAAGGGAATACCGCGTTTGTGAGGAACAAGTGTAAGTTTACGAATTGCTTTGTGACAGATAACAGCTGGCACTTCTTGAACCTTTCGGATTTCGACGCGATCGCGTTCAATGGCCGGGACGTGATTCATCTCTGGCCGTTTCAAATGCCGCAGGATCGAACGCcgaaacagaaatatattttcggtGCAATGGAATCGCCGGATAATTTCCCAGCATGCGATGAAAACCTTGACGGTTTTTTTAACTGGACATGGACATACAAGCTCGATTCCGACTTTCGTTGGGGATACATAACAATTTACGATTTGAACGGCAACGTGGTCGGTCCAGCTATCGATATGAAATGGAAGAAAGATATGGAGCCGATCAGTGAAGATTTCAAAGTGAAATTGTCGAGTAAATCGAAGGCTGCTGCGTGGTTCGTTTCGCATTGTTCCACTAAAAGTAGAAGAGAGTTTTTCGTTAAGGAAGTTCAAGAGGAATTAAAATCATACGGATGGACTGTCGATGTGTTTGGTTCATGCGGTCAGTTCCAATGTCCTCGATCGAATAAGAACTTGTGTTTCGAAATGAtcgaaaatgattattatttttatttttcgttggAAAATTCTTTATCGGAGGACTATGTGACGGAAAAGCTTTTGACTGCTTTACAATATTCTGCAATTCCTGTCGTTTACGGTGCTGCTAATTATTccag ATTTCTCCCTCCGGGCAGCTATCTGGACGGTAGACAGCTGGGCCCAAAGGAGCTGGCTCGTCAGATGAGCGAAATAATTGGAAACCAGTCGATGTACCACGATTACTTTAGATGGAGAAATCATTACGTGTACAGAGAGACTTCTGACAACGATGATATCTGCAAGCTATGTGAGATGATGAACGATGACTCGAAGGTATCCGAAATTAGTGTATGGAAAGATTTTAGAAAATGGTGGAATGGTGCTCGTTACGACTATAATTGCAAAAATTGA